The stretch of DNA CGCGGCGCTCGCAACCCATGATGAGGTCGAGGTTGCGCAGGCCAACGTCGAAGTCGATCACCGCGGTCTTGTGCCCTCGCAACGCGAGCCCGGAGGCGAAGCTGGCGCTGGTGGTGGTCTTGCCGACCCCGCCCTTGCCCGAGGTCACGACGATGATTCTCGCCATCGCGATGCTGTCCTTTCTGCTTGTTGTGTGGCGCGACGGATCAGCCGGAGAGCGCCTCGACGATCAGGTTGTCTCCATCGCGCCGCGCCATCGCCGCGCGCGCGTCGAGCGCCGCGGGCAGCGCCGCCTCGCCGGTGCGGTAGACACCGGCCACCGACAGCAGTTGCGCCTGCATGCAGGTGGTGTAGATGCGCGCCGTGGTGTCGCCCTTGGCGCCGGCCAGCGCGCGGCCGCGCAGCGGCGCGTAGACGTGGATGCTGCCGTCGGCGATGACTTCGGCGCCGAAGCTCACCAGCGCCAGCACGATCAGGTCGCTGCCGCGCGCGTAGACCTGCTGGCCCGAGCGCAGCGGCTTGTCGACGATCATCGGCGGTGGCGCGGGGAGCTGCACTTCGCGCACCTCGGTCATCAGCAGCGGCGGCGCGCGCGGCGCGTCGGGCGCCTCGGCCAGGCCGGCGGCGGCGGCGGCGGCCATCTGCTCGGCATTGCCGCCGCGCGCGGCCACCGGCACCAGGCGGTGGCCACGCAGCAGCACGATCAGTTCGGCGAAGTCGATCGGCTCGCTGGCTTCGCGCACGCGCGAGAGATCGATCGCCACCGGGTCGCTGTCGAACAGCCCAGGCGTCGCGGCGACGCGCTCGGCCAGTTCGCGCTCCAGCACCGAGAGGTCGGTGGTCTTCAGCACCACCGCCACCAGCGTCAGCGCCGCGCTCCGCAATTCGAGCGGAGACATCGACTTCGCGGCAGCGGCAACGGTCATGCGCGTCGGGGGCGAAAGCCGTGGATTCTATCGGCGGCACTTGGGGTGCGATCCCCCTAACCGCGCATCGCGCAATCCCGCTCCTGATCGGCAAGTTGCCTCGACTGCCCCGGAGGATGGCGCACGCTGTGAGCCACCAGCCGCCGACGATGGGCGCGTGCCCACAGCGAAGTTGCAGCATGGCGGCCAACAAGCTCTGGCGCGGCCTGTCGATGCCCGTGTTCTTCGCGTTGCGGCCGCGAACCGGGAGGGATACGCTTGGTTCGCTTACGCTCCGGCGCCGTAGCGCGCATGCAAGGGAGGACCGATGGACTGGGTAGGAATCACCAAGACGGCTCTCTCGGCGTTCCAGAAGGGCGTGAATGACTGGATCGTGGCCGCGCGGGTGCAGGGCGGCTGGGTTCGGGGACCCGACGCGGCGCTGACTCCGGGCTCGCTCAAGGGCATACCCGACTTCGAGCCGCGCGTGGTGAGCGCGATGGTCATGGGCAGAATTCCGCCCGCCGTCGCGCAGGCGCTC from Chthonomonadales bacterium encodes:
- a CDS encoding P-loop NTPase — translated: MARIIVVTSGKGGVGKTTTSASFASGLALRGHKTAVIDFDVGLRNLDLIMGCERR
- the minC gene encoding septum site-determining protein MinC, which translates into the protein MTVAAAAKSMSPLELRSAALTLVAVVLKTTDLSVLERELAERVAATPGLFDSDPVAIDLSRVREASEPIDFAELIVLLRGHRLVPVAARGGNAEQMAAAAAAGLAEAPDAPRAPPLLMTEVREVQLPAPPPMIVDKPLRSGQQVYARGSDLIVLALVSFGAEVIADGSIHVYAPLRGRALAGAKGDTTARIYTTCMQAQLLSVAGVYRTGEAALPAALDARAAMARRDGDNLIVEALSG